The genomic segment CGAGGTCGGCGGCTCGCAGCGCTTCTCGATGTTGCAGATGATCAAGGAGTACGCCGCGATGCGTCTGGCGGAGTCTTCGGAGCGCGAGGAGGCGGTGCGCCGAGCCCACGCCCTCCACTTCTCCGGGTTCGCCGACGCTCTGCGGGAACGGCTGCGTGGGTCGGAGCGCGATGCCGCACTCGAAGACCTCGAATCCGAGATCGGCAACCTGAGGACCGCCTGGCGATTCTGGGTCGAACGCCAAGACCTGGAACAGCTCTTCCACCTCATCGACGGGCTCTGGGCGCTCCACGAAGCCAAGGGCTGGTACCACGCCGCCATCGAGCTGGCGTCCGACACTCTCGGCGTGCTGGCGGCCGCCGAGCACCCTCTCGAGCACGCCGCAGAGGAGCTCACTCTCCGCACCAGTCTGGCGAGGGCGCTGATGGCGGTCCGCGGCTACGGCGTCGAGGTGGAGGCAGCCTTCAGACAGGTGCTCGAGATGTCGGAGACCTCCGGCAGCGCCGCGCAGCGCTTCGCCGTGCTTCGCGCCCTCGCCAGCTACTACGTGAACACCGCAGACTTCGGTCGGGCCGCCGAAACCGGAAGGCGGCTCCTCGAGTTGGGAGAGCTCGAGGACGACGAGTCGATTCGGCTCGAGGCGCACTACGTCCTCGGTGCCTCCATCTCCTTCATGGGCGACCTCGAGACGGGCCTGCCGCATCTCGACCGCGCCATCGAGTTGTACGACCCGCGCATCCACAGCTCGAACCGCTATCGCCTCGGCCCGAACACGGCAGTGGTGGCTCGGGTTGCCTCCGGTCTCCTGCTCTGGCAGTGCGGCGCCCTGGAGAGAGCGATGACCAGAGTGGCGGAGGCTCTCGACCTGGCGCGCCGGATCGACCATCCGTACAGCATCGCCTACGCGCTCTACCACAACGCATTCCTCGCCCTCGATCGCGGTCGATTCGACGAGTGCCTGGAGAGGGTCCATGAGCTGGCGATCGTCGCCAACGAGAACGACTACGTCGTGTGGAGCACCCTCGCCACGGTGCTCGAAGGGGTATCGGCGACTGCGCTCGGCCGGGTCGAGGAAGGCCTGGCAATGACCGAGGCCGCCATCGATCTCTACAAGGGACTGACGACGCCGCCGGTGTTCTGGCCGTTGATCCTCAGCTTGCGCGGCATGGTGCACGCCATGGCAGGCAAGCGCGGGCCGGCTCTCGCCTTCATCGATGAGGCCATCGGGACGGGACCTCCGGAAACGGTCATGTCGCCGGAGCTGTGGAACATCAAGGGTGACATCCTGAGAATGCTCCCCGAAGCCGACCTCGACGGCGCCGAAGAGGCATATCTGAGCTGCCTCAGAGAATCGAGGGCTCGGAGCCTGGATCTCAGCGCCCTCAGGGGGTCGATCAGGCTCGTCGGTCTTCGCCGGGAGACAGGTCGCACGCCGGACGGCAGCGATGAGCTGGCATCTCTGTACGCCTCCTTCTCGGAGGGGCTCTACGAGCGCGACCTCGTCGTCGCCCGGGACCTGTTGGGCTGAAGCTCGACAGGT from the Acidimicrobiia bacterium genome contains:
- a CDS encoding adenylate/guanylate cyclase domain-containing protein; this encodes MQTFLFTDIEGSTRLWEEQPDEMAAALSRHDVILAESIHEASGAVLKTTGDGTIAVFDSAGGALAATVLAQKALSAEPWPSSPLRVRMGVHAGETENRDGDYFGPTMNRTARIMAAGHGGQILISAAVAELAAGQLPSGADLRDLGLHRLKDLTLPEHLYQLLHPDIDSDFPPPFTLDARPHNLPLQTTEFLGRSNELTAVQALLEATGTRLLTLAGPGGAGKTRLGLQVAAEQVHRFRDGVFFVDLSAERDSGAAFEAIVRILNLPVSGAGDPLQVLKTRLRDLEMLLVLDNFEQVTSAAEGVAELLQHAPALKVIVTSRETLRIRAERVFPVPPLALPHPRDTASSIAESESVQLFTERARAVRSGFAVTDTNASTIAEICLRLDGLPLAIELAAARLNVFTPAELLGRLQDRLDVLGAGGRDRPDRQRTLWGAIGWSYDLLDEGEGRLFELMAAFSTTRLPALEDVSAAALGMTHVVDSLASLVDKSLVKSDEVGGSQRFSMLQMIKEYAAMRLAESSEREEAVRRAHALHFSGFADALRERLRGSERDAALEDLESEIGNLRTAWRFWVERQDLEQLFHLIDGLWALHEAKGWYHAAIELASDTLGVLAAAEHPLEHAAEELTLRTSLARALMAVRGYGVEVEAAFRQVLEMSETSGSAAQRFAVLRALASYYVNTADFGRAAETGRRLLELGELEDDESIRLEAHYVLGASISFMGDLETGLPHLDRAIELYDPRIHSSNRYRLGPNTAVVARVASGLLLWQCGALERAMTRVAEALDLARRIDHPYSIAYALYHNAFLALDRGRFDECLERVHELAIVANENDYVVWSTLATVLEGVSATALGRVEEGLAMTEAAIDLYKGLTTPPVFWPLILSLRGMVHAMAGKRGPALAFIDEAIGTGPPETVMSPELWNIKGDILRMLPEADLDGAEEAYLSCLRESRARSLDLSALRGSIRLVGLRRETGRTPDGSDELASLYASFSEGLYERDLVVARDLLG